The following proteins are co-located in the Dehalococcoidia bacterium genome:
- a CDS encoding NAD(P)-dependent oxidoreductase: protein MILITGGMGFIGLHTARCLLDAGERLVLTRYRVSREPQFLHDELGKRVFVESLDVADQEAVQALFSRYPIDGVVHLAVPALRGVEVSDEFRVNLQGLLNVLDAARRAGVRRVSLASSVAVYAGLPSGPFSEEAPLRLESTNSTEAFKKTFAVLGLHYGTLTGMDVVALRIAGIYGPLYHSMANLPSRLTHAAVHGRQPDLAGGRGGVPYAEDEFDGCYVKDCARAIQMVQQAPLLNHRVYNVGAGRATRNGDLVDSVNAAVPGTNLAIPAGHGPQPRPHAYMEIGRLRADTGFESAYDVHSAIADYVEWLRNHPE from the coding sequence ATGATCTTGATCACCGGTGGCATGGGCTTCATCGGCCTGCACACGGCGCGCTGCCTGCTCGATGCGGGCGAGCGGCTCGTGCTTACCCGCTACCGCGTGAGCCGCGAGCCGCAGTTCCTGCACGACGAGCTCGGCAAGCGGGTCTTCGTCGAAAGCCTCGACGTGGCCGACCAGGAGGCGGTGCAAGCGCTGTTCAGCCGATATCCCATCGACGGTGTGGTGCATCTCGCGGTGCCGGCGCTGCGCGGCGTCGAGGTCTCCGACGAGTTCCGCGTCAACCTGCAGGGGCTGCTGAACGTGCTGGACGCGGCGCGGCGGGCGGGGGTACGCCGCGTCTCACTGGCCAGCTCAGTCGCCGTGTACGCCGGCCTGCCGTCCGGCCCGTTCTCCGAGGAGGCGCCGCTGCGCCTGGAGTCCACGAATTCGACCGAGGCCTTCAAGAAGACGTTCGCGGTGCTTGGTCTGCACTACGGCACGCTGACCGGCATGGACGTCGTTGCCCTGCGCATCGCCGGCATTTATGGCCCGCTCTACCACTCGATGGCCAATCTGCCGAGCCGCCTCACGCACGCCGCCGTGCACGGCAGGCAGCCGGACCTGGCCGGCGGGCGCGGCGGCGTGCCCTACGCCGAGGACGAGTTCGACGGCTGCTACGTGAAGGATTGCGCCCGCGCCATCCAGATGGTCCAGCAGGCGCCCCTCCTCAATCACCGCGTCTACAACGTGGGCGCCGGCCGCGCCACGCGCAACGGCGACCTGGTAGACTCCGTGAACGCGGCGGTTCCGGGCACGAACCTGGCGATTCCGGCCGGGCACGGCCCGCAGCCTCGGCCGCACGCCTATATGGAGATCGGCAGGCTGCGGGCCGACACGGGCTTTGAGTCGGCCTATGACGTACACAGCGCCATCGCCGATTATGTCGAGTGGCTGCGCAACCACCCGGAATGA
- a CDS encoding FtrB family double-selenoprotein yields the protein MSEKYVERGPYVFMPDAVTVELVQRGLAKNELLNGKRYCPUMTISGDPDEDRLKICPCDRHHEDIARDGFCIUMFFVSSEFARKYEAGEEFGSTLDQVVEHGESLFPAAHDSEAQRESKSQRAERARGRSSDG from the coding sequence ATGTCCGAGAAATACGTCGAGCGCGGGCCGTACGTGTTCATGCCCGATGCCGTCACCGTGGAGCTTGTGCAGCGCGGGCTGGCCAAGAACGAGCTGCTGAACGGCAAGCGTTACTGTCCATGAATGACCATTTCAGGCGATCCCGACGAGGATCGCCTGAAGATCTGTCCGTGCGACAGACACCACGAGGACATCGCCCGCGACGGGTTCTGCATCTGAATGTTCTTCGTCTCGAGCGAGTTCGCTCGAAAGTACGAAGCCGGCGAAGAGTTCGGCAGCACCCTGGACCAGGTCGTGGAGCACGGCGAGAGCCTGTTCCCGGCTGCGCATGACTCGGAGGCGCAGCGCGAGTCCAAGTCGCAGCGGGCCGAGCGCGCCCGCGGGCGCAGCAGCGACGGCTGA
- a CDS encoding pyruvate, phosphate dikinase — MTRYIYKFAEGSAAMRDELGGKGAGLAEMTNIGLPVPAGFTITTQACRDYYAGTLNRTEFESELAAAIAWLQDAAGLRFGGAPPLLVSVRSGAKFSMPGMMETLLNVGLEGEQGIESLGNAFGSQHFALDAYRRFLQLYGKVVREIPADEFETVLSEAKKQDRVQSDHLLRDDTLRRVGEQYRAIIAAHSGPPPASARGQIDDAIEAVWKSWNGEKARTYREHEGISHDLGTAVNIVQMVFGNADERSGTGVLFTRDPNTGEPQIYGEYLEQAQGEDVVSGARTPHDLAWLEQQMPAVHEQLINTVHLLENHYKDMQDVEFTVERGKLYVLQTRNGKRTPAAAVRIAVDLANRGTIDRETALGRVSTDELVRLLLPQFEPAARRAAKPVLTGLAASPGAASGRVALTAKRAEQMAKDGPVILVRDETSPDDIAGIIAAQGVLTGRGGRSSHAAVVTRGMGKPAVVGAGGLEDLKLNEGVEISIDGASGEVYLGRLPTIPAQLEGNEELRTLLAWADEQAKLGVEANADTPHDAANARSMGARGIGLCRTEHMFFDPERLPWVQQLLASQEGADTFNAALKRVEEFQYEDFVGILRAMDGLPVTVRLLDAPLHEFLSEEMGVRPEQNPMLGHRGCRMGITHPALYVAQTRAIVRAATKLREEGLNPQPRIMLPLIATLSELEFLRARLQPEAGGWPIGIMVETPRAALVADTLVEASDFFSFGTNDLTQMTFGLSRDDAEESFLTAYGELGLIEVSPFVTVDPEGVGRLVEIATEAGRKAKPQFEIGVCGEHGGDPDSIHFFHKANVSYVSCSPYRVPVARLAAAQAALGAAESRTK; from the coding sequence ATGACCAGGTACATCTACAAGTTCGCCGAGGGCAGCGCCGCGATGCGCGACGAGCTGGGCGGCAAGGGCGCCGGACTGGCCGAGATGACCAACATCGGCCTGCCCGTGCCCGCCGGCTTCACGATCACCACCCAGGCCTGCCGCGACTACTACGCCGGCACGCTCAATCGCACCGAATTTGAGAGCGAACTGGCAGCCGCGATCGCCTGGCTGCAGGACGCCGCCGGCCTGCGCTTTGGCGGCGCCCCGCCGCTGCTCGTCTCCGTACGCTCCGGCGCCAAGTTCTCGATGCCCGGCATGATGGAGACGCTGCTCAACGTCGGCCTCGAAGGCGAGCAGGGCATCGAGAGCCTCGGCAACGCGTTCGGCTCGCAGCACTTCGCCCTCGACGCCTACCGCCGCTTCCTGCAGCTCTACGGCAAGGTCGTGCGCGAGATCCCGGCGGACGAGTTCGAGACGGTGCTGAGCGAGGCGAAGAAGCAGGACCGCGTGCAGAGCGACCATTTGCTGCGCGACGACACGCTGCGCCGCGTGGGCGAGCAGTACCGCGCGATCATTGCCGCGCACTCCGGGCCGCCGCCGGCCAGCGCCCGCGGCCAGATCGACGACGCGATCGAAGCCGTCTGGAAGAGCTGGAACGGCGAGAAGGCTCGCACGTATCGGGAGCACGAAGGCATCAGCCACGACCTCGGCACGGCCGTCAACATCGTGCAGATGGTCTTCGGCAATGCCGACGAACGCTCCGGCACCGGCGTGCTCTTCACCCGCGACCCCAACACCGGCGAGCCGCAGATCTACGGCGAATATCTGGAGCAGGCGCAGGGCGAGGACGTCGTTTCCGGCGCCCGTACCCCGCACGACCTGGCCTGGCTCGAGCAGCAGATGCCGGCCGTGCACGAACAACTGATCAACACCGTGCATCTGCTGGAGAACCACTACAAGGACATGCAGGACGTCGAGTTCACCGTCGAGCGCGGCAAGCTCTACGTGCTGCAAACGCGTAATGGAAAGCGCACGCCGGCGGCGGCGGTGCGCATCGCCGTCGACCTTGCCAACCGCGGCACGATCGACCGCGAGACGGCGCTTGGGCGCGTGAGCACGGATGAGCTCGTGCGCCTGCTCTTGCCGCAGTTCGAGCCGGCGGCGCGCCGGGCGGCGAAGCCGGTGCTGACGGGCCTCGCCGCCTCGCCGGGGGCGGCGTCCGGCCGCGTGGCGCTGACGGCCAAGCGCGCCGAGCAGATGGCGAAGGATGGCCCGGTCATCCTCGTGCGCGACGAGACCTCGCCGGACGACATCGCCGGCATCATCGCCGCGCAGGGGGTGCTCACCGGCCGCGGCGGACGCAGCAGCCACGCCGCCGTCGTCACCCGCGGCATGGGCAAGCCGGCCGTGGTCGGCGCCGGCGGCCTCGAAGATTTGAAGTTGAACGAGGGCGTAGAGATCTCGATCGACGGCGCCAGCGGCGAGGTCTATCTCGGCCGCCTGCCGACGATCCCTGCACAGCTCGAAGGCAACGAAGAGCTGCGCACGTTGCTTGCCTGGGCCGACGAGCAGGCAAAGCTTGGTGTTGAAGCGAACGCCGACACGCCGCACGACGCGGCCAACGCCCGGTCCATGGGCGCCAGGGGCATCGGCCTCTGCCGCACCGAGCACATGTTCTTTGACCCGGAGCGACTGCCCTGGGTGCAGCAACTGCTCGCCTCGCAAGAGGGCGCCGACACCTTCAACGCGGCGCTCAAGCGGGTCGAAGAGTTCCAGTACGAAGACTTCGTCGGCATCCTGCGCGCGATGGACGGCCTGCCCGTGACCGTGCGCCTGCTGGATGCGCCGCTGCACGAATTCCTCAGCGAGGAGATGGGCGTGCGGCCCGAGCAGAACCCGATGCTCGGCCACCGCGGCTGCCGCATGGGCATCACCCACCCGGCGCTTTACGTGGCGCAGACGCGGGCGATCGTGCGCGCGGCGACGAAGCTGCGCGAGGAAGGGCTGAACCCCCAGCCGCGCATCATGCTGCCGCTGATCGCCACGCTCAGCGAGCTGGAATTCCTGCGTGCGCGGCTGCAGCCAGAGGCCGGCGGCTGGCCGATCGGCATCATGGTAGAGACGCCCCGTGCGGCGCTCGTGGCCGATACGCTGGTCGAAGCGTCTGACTTCTTCAGCTTCGGCACGAACGACCTGACGCAGATGACCTTCGGCCTCTCGCGCGACGACGCCGAGGAGTCGTTCCTGACGGCATACGGCGAGCTGGGCCTGATAGAGGTCAGTCCCTTCGTCACCGTCGATCCGGAGGGCGTGGGCCGGCTGGTGGAGATCGCGACCGAGGCTGGACGCAAAGCAAAGCCACAATTCGAGATTGGCGTCTGCGGCGAGCACGGCGGCGACCCGGACAGCATCCACTTCTTCCATAAGGCAAACGTGAGCTACGTCTCCTGTTCGCCCTATCGCGTGCCGGTGGCGCGCCTCGCCGCCGCGCAGGCCGCGCTTGGCGCCGCCGAGTCGCGCACGAAGTAG
- a CDS encoding ferredoxin-thioredoxin reductase catalytic domain-containing protein — translation MEQPKQASIDKMWTYAEKYAEKSGTYLHPQREITEGVVLGLASHIDRFGRPICPCNFYPEKDANGSWPPGLYLPRDEEAKRRTWICACDEMQIYKYCHCLLFVTEEGLPITEYLPEGHEGREIYGDVADPTPEKGRALARVLEKRGA, via the coding sequence ATGGAGCAGCCGAAACAGGCGTCGATCGACAAGATGTGGACCTACGCTGAGAAGTATGCCGAGAAGTCGGGTACCTATCTGCACCCGCAGCGCGAGATCACCGAGGGCGTGGTGCTGGGCCTCGCCTCGCACATCGACCGCTTCGGCCGGCCGATCTGTCCGTGCAACTTCTACCCGGAGAAGGATGCAAACGGTAGCTGGCCGCCGGGCCTCTACCTGCCGCGCGACGAAGAGGCGAAGCGCCGCACCTGGATCTGCGCCTGCGACGAAATGCAGATCTACAAGTACTGCCACTGCCTGCTGTTCGTGACCGAAGAGGGGCTGCCGATCACCGAGTACCTGCCGGAAGGCCACGAGGGCCGCGAGATTTACGGCGACGTGGCGGATCCGACGCCGGAGAAGGGCCGGGCGCTGGCTCGCGTGCTGGAGAAGCGCGGCGCGTGA
- a CDS encoding DUF309 domain-containing protein: MNQPHGDLAAAMRRAIEQFNAGEFWECHETLEDFWGAEQGPLREFLHGFIQVAAGFVHVQRLNWPGAVRLLGEGSAKLEPFRPARLGLDVAALLDAVADWRRELARLGPAAMREVLRLPFPRAQLVV, translated from the coding sequence ATGAATCAGCCGCATGGCGACCTGGCCGCGGCCATGCGCCGGGCGATCGAGCAGTTCAATGCCGGCGAGTTCTGGGAGTGCCACGAGACGCTCGAAGACTTCTGGGGCGCGGAGCAGGGACCGCTTCGCGAGTTCCTGCACGGCTTCATCCAGGTCGCGGCGGGCTTCGTGCATGTGCAGCGGCTGAACTGGCCCGGCGCCGTGCGGCTGCTGGGCGAGGGGTCGGCGAAACTGGAGCCGTTCCGGCCGGCGCGCCTCGGCCTGGACGTCGCGGCCCTGCTCGACGCCGTGGCCGATTGGCGGCGCGAGCTGGCGCGGCTCGGCCCCGCGGCGATGCGCGAGGTCTTGCGGCTGCCGTTTCCGCGAGCACAGCTTGTCGTCTGA
- the cax gene encoding calcium/proton exchanger, giving the protein MAAETAARLSPRTAGFALTAALGLLSLVLDAAGAAPTLIVVLCAAAIGGLAWIVGLATEQLGAATGPKVSGVLNVAFGNAAEIVITIFALRAGLLTLVKASITGSILSNLLLVLGLSMLSGGLRHGVQRFSQTVAGLNAAMLTLAVIGLIVPAVFAQSLPEQNAHAVEHLSIGIGIVLMLTYFLSLIFFFQTPEAGGETSARAEPLEWGIKHSIGVLAVVATALTVLSELLVSALEPSLHTWGISEAFAGLILVPLIGNASESLVSVQLALRNDMEFSMVVSLGASLQVALFVAPLLIFVSYLFSAPLDLVFTPLEIITVALGTVIVTIIANDGRSNWLEGAQLIAVYVIVALAFWFYP; this is encoded by the coding sequence GTGGCAGCGGAGACCGCCGCCCGGCTTTCGCCACGCACGGCGGGCTTTGCGCTCACCGCCGCGCTGGGGCTGCTGTCGCTCGTGCTGGACGCGGCGGGCGCGGCGCCGACGCTGATCGTGGTGCTCTGCGCGGCAGCGATCGGCGGCCTCGCCTGGATCGTCGGGCTGGCGACGGAGCAGCTCGGCGCCGCCACCGGGCCGAAAGTCAGCGGCGTGCTCAACGTCGCCTTCGGCAACGCCGCCGAAATCGTGATCACGATCTTCGCCCTGCGCGCGGGGTTGCTGACGCTGGTCAAGGCCTCGATCACCGGCTCGATCCTCAGCAACCTGCTGCTGGTGCTGGGGCTGAGCATGCTCAGCGGCGGGCTGCGCCACGGCGTGCAACGCTTCTCGCAGACGGTGGCCGGCCTCAACGCGGCGATGCTGACGCTGGCCGTGATCGGCCTGATCGTGCCGGCGGTGTTCGCGCAGTCGCTGCCCGAGCAAAACGCGCACGCCGTCGAGCACCTCAGTATCGGTATCGGCATCGTGCTGATGCTGACCTACTTTCTCAGCCTGATCTTCTTCTTTCAGACACCCGAGGCCGGCGGTGAGACGAGCGCCAGGGCTGAGCCGCTGGAGTGGGGGATCAAGCACTCGATCGGCGTGCTGGCCGTGGTGGCCACGGCGCTGACGGTGCTGAGCGAGCTGCTGGTCAGCGCGCTGGAGCCTTCGCTGCACACCTGGGGGATCAGCGAGGCGTTCGCCGGCCTGATCCTGGTGCCGCTGATCGGCAACGCCTCGGAAAGCCTGGTCTCGGTGCAGCTCGCTCTGCGCAACGACATGGAATTCAGCATGGTCGTCTCGCTGGGCGCCAGCCTGCAGGTGGCGCTGTTCGTGGCGCCACTGCTGATCTTCGTCAGCTACCTCTTCTCCGCGCCGCTCGACCTCGTCTTCACGCCGCTGGAGATCATCACCGTGGCGCTCGGCACGGTGATCGTGACGATCATCGCCAACGACGGCCGCTCGAACTGGCTGGAGGGCGCCCAGCTGATCGCCGTCTACGTGATTGTGGCGCTGGCCTTCTGGTTCTATCCGTAG
- a CDS encoding cupredoxin domain-containing protein has protein sequence MSRLFHHYRPVALLALAALTLALAWSAPARHARADDSGNGGVSIVDFAFTPGVLTVNAGATVTWTNTGDSVHTVTSGAPGDDDAGSLFDFGPLQSGDTASFEFDTPGTYTLFCRIHPTMTETIIVGDGTQ, from the coding sequence ATGTCCCGGTTGTTCCACCATTACCGGCCGGTCGCATTGCTGGCCCTGGCCGCGCTGACGCTGGCGCTGGCCTGGAGCGCCCCCGCGCGCCACGCCCGCGCCGACGACTCGGGCAACGGCGGCGTCAGCATCGTCGATTTCGCCTTCACACCCGGCGTGCTCACGGTCAACGCCGGCGCCACGGTCACCTGGACCAACACCGGTGACTCGGTCCACACCGTCACGTCGGGAGCGCCAGGCGACGACGATGCCGGCTCGCTCTTCGACTTCGGGCCGTTACAGTCGGGCGACACCGCCTCGTTTGAGTTCGATACACCCGGAACCTATACCTTGTTCTGCCGCATCCATCCCACGATGACCGAAACGATCATCGTCGGCGACGGCACGCAGTGA
- a CDS encoding 4-hydroxyphenylacetate 3-hydroxylase N-terminal domain-containing protein encodes MVLETKQFHGAMTGARFIESLRDGREVWLDGQKVADVPSHPAFKDFVANLARIYDLQTSAELRERMTYVSPDSGNRVSLSWLVPESRADLQRKRRNSEIWSQQTWGQLGRSPDILAPYITSLAVRRDALGSVKNPHCDFGENAVNYARYCRENDLFLTHALGDPQVDRSEQPQNEQRQAPESEEISLHVVRETPEGVIVRGGKQLATAAAVSNETYVSLSQTFMRRNDPRFVLAFSIPSNSPGLKILCREPISRWLGSWGHPFQNLDEQDCMLFFEDVLVPWDRLFMLYESTPMVQSAAFAGLNSFGYANVCRVQVRMRLFTAVATLIAQAIGVYEYREVAAKLGEMATYCAMWDIAIDGMENRAYQNAEGEWVLGPGPGMTVWFAQTSSRMAELLKQIAGSGMIMQPSENDLANAELRPYLNQYMRGKGVDVAYKSRLFRIAHELVASSFGMRQEIYEYWHGGDPNRNRINLLRAYDQAELMDRIKELCAQPLPHGELS; translated from the coding sequence ATGGTCCTCGAGACAAAGCAGTTCCACGGCGCCATGACCGGCGCCCGCTTCATCGAGAGCCTGCGCGACGGCCGCGAGGTCTGGCTCGACGGGCAGAAGGTCGCGGACGTGCCCTCGCACCCGGCCTTCAAGGACTTCGTCGCCAACCTGGCGCGCATCTACGACCTGCAGACCAGTGCGGAGCTGCGCGAGCGAATGACCTACGTCTCGCCGGATTCGGGCAATCGCGTCAGCCTCTCCTGGCTGGTGCCGGAATCGCGCGCGGACCTGCAGCGCAAGCGCCGCAACAGCGAGATCTGGAGCCAGCAGACCTGGGGCCAGCTCGGGCGCAGCCCCGACATCCTGGCGCCGTACATCACCTCGCTGGCCGTGCGCCGCGACGCGTTGGGCAGCGTCAAGAACCCGCACTGCGACTTCGGAGAAAACGCCGTCAACTACGCGCGCTACTGCCGCGAGAACGACCTCTTCCTCACGCACGCGCTCGGCGATCCGCAGGTCGATCGCAGCGAGCAGCCGCAGAACGAGCAGCGCCAGGCGCCGGAGAGCGAGGAGATCTCCCTGCACGTGGTGCGCGAGACGCCCGAGGGCGTGATCGTGCGCGGCGGCAAGCAGCTCGCCACTGCGGCGGCCGTCAGCAACGAGACCTACGTCTCGCTTTCACAGACCTTCATGCGGCGCAACGACCCGCGCTTCGTGCTCGCCTTCTCCATTCCCAGCAACTCGCCCGGCCTCAAGATCCTTTGTCGCGAGCCGATCTCGCGCTGGCTCGGCTCGTGGGGGCATCCCTTCCAGAACCTGGACGAGCAGGACTGCATGCTCTTCTTCGAAGACGTGCTCGTGCCCTGGGACCGGCTGTTCATGTTGTATGAGTCGACGCCCATGGTGCAGTCCGCGGCCTTCGCCGGCCTGAACTCGTTTGGCTATGCCAACGTCTGCCGCGTCCAGGTGCGCATGCGCCTGTTCACCGCGGTCGCCACGCTGATCGCCCAGGCGATCGGTGTCTACGAGTACCGCGAGGTGGCGGCCAAGCTGGGCGAGATGGCGACCTACTGCGCGATGTGGGACATCGCGATCGACGGCATGGAGAACCGCGCCTATCAAAACGCGGAGGGCGAGTGGGTGCTGGGCCCAGGGCCGGGTATGACCGTTTGGTTCGCGCAGACCTCGTCGCGCATGGCCGAGCTGCTCAAGCAGATCGCCGGTTCGGGCATGATTATGCAGCCCAGCGAGAACGACCTGGCGAACGCCGAGCTGCGGCCCTACTTGAACCAGTACATGCGCGGCAAGGGCGTGGACGTGGCCTACAAGTCGCGTCTGTTCCGCATCGCGCACGAGCTGGTCGCCTCGTCGTTCGGCATGCGCCAGGAGATCTACGAGTACTGGCACGGCGGCGACCCGAACCGCAACCGCATCAACCTGCTGCGCGCCTACGACCAAGCCGAGTTGATGGACCGCATCAAGGAACTGTGCGCCCAGCCCTTGCCGCACGGCGAGCTATCGTAG
- a CDS encoding alpha/beta hydrolase: protein MSDPAFRDGFVNVAGVRLHYVDWGGDGPSALLLHPTGFHAHIWEPYVRRLRPRFHCFGLDARGHGDSDKPGSYGWPDFQNDLIGVMRALELRGVLAIGHSAGGTMIALAAAEEPELIERAVLIDPILFFEDTPQPAPSDNGLSVGARKRRMNWPSRAAMLHSYASRPPFNRWQREFLEHYVKFGVRDEPDGSVTLKCDGADEAEMYRWGPRRLPGELVLPRVSCPALLVAGAESEAFPRTKVERAASLLANVDRLTVPETGHFAPFEQPAIVLDAIDGFIARTDQAKAGRAAQSQRR, encoded by the coding sequence GTGAGCGATCCGGCCTTCCGCGACGGCTTTGTGAACGTCGCCGGCGTGCGGCTGCATTACGTGGACTGGGGTGGCGATGGGCCGTCGGCGCTGCTGTTGCATCCCACCGGCTTCCACGCGCACATCTGGGAGCCGTACGTGCGCAGGCTGCGCCCGCGCTTCCACTGCTTCGGCCTCGACGCCCGCGGCCACGGCGACAGCGACAAGCCCGGCTCCTACGGCTGGCCCGACTTCCAGAACGATCTGATCGGCGTCATGCGCGCCCTGGAGCTGCGCGGCGTGCTCGCTATCGGCCATTCGGCCGGCGGCACGATGATCGCGCTGGCCGCCGCCGAGGAGCCGGAGCTGATCGAGCGCGCGGTGCTCATCGACCCGATCCTCTTCTTCGAAGACACGCCGCAGCCCGCGCCCAGCGACAACGGCCTCAGCGTCGGCGCCCGCAAACGGCGCATGAACTGGCCGTCGCGCGCGGCGATGCTGCACAGCTACGCTTCACGCCCGCCGTTCAACCGCTGGCAGCGTGAGTTCCTCGAGCACTATGTCAAGTTCGGCGTGCGCGACGAGCCGGACGGTTCGGTCACGCTCAAGTGCGACGGCGCGGACGAGGCCGAGATGTACCGCTGGGGTCCGCGCCGCCTGCCCGGCGAGCTGGTGCTGCCGCGGGTGAGTTGTCCCGCGCTGCTCGTCGCCGGTGCGGAGAGCGAGGCGTTTCCACGCACGAAGGTCGAGCGCGCCGCGAGCCTGCTTGCCAACGTCGATCGGCTGACCGTACCGGAGACGGGGCATTTTGCGCCCTTCGAGCAGCCCGCGATCGTGCTGGACGCGATCGATGGCTTCATCGCCCGTACGGACCAGGCGAAGGCCGGCCGCGCCGCCCAGAGTCAGCGCAGATGA
- a CDS encoding PPOX class F420-dependent oxidoreductase, with protein MAAIPDSARALIESGALGHLVTLNADGSPQVTLVWVGIEGDELLTGHLGVRQKVTNVRGHDRVVLSFESKNTAPNGLTEYLVVYGRARVQEGGAPALLQRLAQLYIGPGTKFPPMDNPPPGYVLRITPERITGNGPWARRG; from the coding sequence ATGGCCGCGATTCCCGACAGCGCCCGCGCCCTGATCGAGTCCGGGGCGCTGGGCCATCTCGTGACGTTGAACGCCGACGGCAGCCCGCAGGTCACGCTCGTCTGGGTGGGGATCGAGGGCGATGAGCTGCTGACCGGTCACCTGGGCGTCCGGCAAAAAGTCACGAACGTGCGAGGCCACGATCGCGTCGTGCTCTCGTTCGAGTCGAAGAACACGGCGCCAAACGGGCTGACCGAATACCTCGTCGTCTACGGCCGGGCGCGTGTGCAGGAAGGCGGCGCGCCGGCGCTGCTGCAGCGGCTGGCGCAGCTCTACATCGGCCCGGGCACGAAGTTCCCGCCGATGGACAACCCGCCGCCCGGCTACGTGCTGCGCATCACGCCGGAGCGCATCACCGGCAACGGGCCGTGGGCACGTCGCGGCTGA
- a CDS encoding CoA-binding protein: MAGHGSGDDGGVHPLEAIFHPRGIAVAGVSISGSGFGGNMFIQALKQQGFAGGIYPVNPKATADTVIDGERAYPNLAAIPGPVDYVISSVPARAVLDLLEDARRKGVRTIHFFTAGFRETGDAERAELEEEVLRRARAAGIRLIGPNCMGIYAPAEGITFQHGFPRGAGEIGVLSQSGLNATEIITYGAPRGLRFSKVISFGNATDLNESDFLDYLAHDPQTSVIAGYIEGVRDGRRFLRTAQEASTRKRLTILKGGLTDAGGRATSSHTGSLAGSAQVWQALQRQAGFVLVETLEELVDCTVMFRFVRELPGRRVAIVGGGGGTSVLAADACSRAGLQVPTLAAETRRLLAEFTPDAGTSVRNPVDTMAMWRNEGLGRTLEIVANDPQIDMLLLHTQTDWANRPGNVPITPEQFVMNTVETAAATAALSGKPIVVALRTPLSVDGMGNRLMMQSKLAERGLASYPSVHRAAAALARLAGWQEWRTANRA, encoded by the coding sequence ATGGCGGGACACGGTTCGGGGGACGACGGCGGCGTCCACCCGCTTGAGGCGATCTTCCATCCGCGCGGCATCGCCGTGGCAGGGGTCTCGATCAGCGGCAGCGGCTTCGGCGGCAACATGTTCATCCAGGCGCTGAAACAGCAGGGCTTCGCCGGCGGCATCTATCCGGTCAATCCGAAGGCGACGGCGGACACGGTGATCGACGGCGAGCGCGCCTATCCGAACCTCGCCGCGATTCCCGGCCCGGTGGACTACGTGATCTCCAGCGTGCCGGCCCGCGCCGTTCTCGACCTGCTGGAAGACGCGCGGCGCAAGGGCGTGCGCACGATCCACTTCTTCACCGCCGGCTTCCGAGAAACGGGTGACGCCGAGCGGGCAGAACTCGAAGAGGAAGTGCTGCGCCGCGCCCGCGCGGCCGGCATCCGCCTGATCGGGCCGAACTGCATGGGCATTTACGCGCCGGCAGAGGGTATCACCTTCCAACACGGCTTCCCGCGCGGGGCCGGCGAGATCGGCGTGCTTTCGCAGAGCGGGTTGAACGCGACCGAGATCATCACCTACGGCGCGCCGCGCGGGCTGCGCTTCAGCAAAGTGATCAGCTTCGGCAACGCCACCGACCTGAACGAGTCGGACTTCCTCGACTACCTCGCTCACGACCCGCAGACTTCGGTGATCGCCGGCTACATCGAAGGCGTACGCGACGGCCGCCGCTTCCTGCGCACGGCGCAGGAGGCGAGCACCCGCAAACGGCTGACGATCCTCAAGGGCGGCCTCACCGACGCCGGCGGCCGCGCCACCAGCTCGCACACCGGCAGCCTGGCCGGCTCGGCGCAGGTCTGGCAGGCGCTCCAACGCCAGGCCGGCTTCGTGCTGGTCGAGACGCTGGAAGAGCTCGTCGACTGCACGGTGATGTTCCGCTTCGTACGGGAGCTGCCGGGGCGGCGCGTGGCGATCGTGGGCGGCGGCGGCGGCACCAGCGTGCTCGCGGCCGACGCCTGCAGCCGCGCCGGCCTGCAGGTGCCGACACTGGCCGCGGAGACGCGGCGGTTGCTCGCCGAGTTCACGCCGGACGCGGGCACCAGCGTGCGCAACCCCGTGGACACGATGGCGATGTGGCGCAACGAAGGGCTGGGCAGGACGCTGGAGATCGTGGCGAACGACCCGCAGATCGATATGCTGCTGCTGCACACGCAGACCGACTGGGCCAACCGCCCGGGCAACGTGCCGATTACGCCCGAACAGTTCGTGATGAACACGGTCGAGACCGCCGCTGCCACCGCCGCGCTCAGCGGCAAGCCGATCGTGGTGGCCCTGCGCACGCCGCTCTCGGTGGACGGCATGGGCAACCGGCTGATGATGCAGTCAAAGCTGGCGGAGCGCGGCCTGGCCAGCTATCCAAGCGTGCACCGTGCCGCCGCCGCGCTCGCCCGCCTGGCGGGCTGGCAGGAGTGGCGTACGGCGAACCGCGCCTGA